A window of uncultured Methanoregula sp. genomic DNA:
ATCTATCTTCCGGGCCTCGATTGTTGATGTCGGGGCAAAGACCCTCATACTCCAGGTCATCGGAGACAAGGACAAGATCGATGCCCTGGAAAAACTCCTGCGCCAGTACGGGATCAAGGAGTTTGTCCGGACCGGCACTATCGGGATTCTCCGCGGGTCAAAAACCGTAACAAGCGGGAAATAATTCTTCACTTTTTTCAGCCGCTCAATATCCGTTATTATTGTACATACACACCGCATCAATCCCGACAATAAAATAGTCCATGGCATATCATGCCATAATTTTGTCCGGCAGAATACTTCCGGCTTTATATAATTCCCCGTACGCAGGATTACGGAAGAATGACTTAATTAAGGTACAAAGAACAGAAACATATTCCGGATAATATATGCTCATCCTCTATGTTGATGATGAGCCTGCCCTTCTCGAGATGGGAAAACTCTTCCTGGAGATGGACGGGGAGTTCGAGGTAGATACGGTTGCATCAGCCCCGGCTGCACTCGAACTATTGAAGACAAAAAATTACGATGCCATTCTTTCGGATTACGAGATGCCGGAAATGAACGGCATCGAGCTGCTGCAGCAGATCCGGTCTGCCGGCAACAGGATCCCGTTCATCATGTTCACCGGACGGGGCCGCGAGGAAGTTGTTATCCGGGCCCTCAATAACGGCGCTGACAACTATATCCAGAAAGGCGGCGATCCCCGCATCATGTTTGCCGAACTCTCCCACACCATCCAGCGTGCGGTCCTGATGCGAAGAACGCTTCTCACCCTTGCAGAACAGGAGCAGCGCTACCATGATCTCCAGAATGCAAACGATCTTATCCAGAGCGTGGCACCCGATGGCCGTTTCCTGTTCGTCAACAAAAAATGGACCGAAACGCTTGGATACGGGGAACAGGATCTCAGAACCTTAAAAGTGTTCGATATCATCCACGACGAGAGCCGCAACCACTGCATGGAAATCTTTCCCCGCGTGATAGCCGGGGAAAGTGTTGGTCTTATAGAAGCAACCTTCAAAACCCGCGATGGCAGGAAAATATATGTCGAAGGTATGGTCACCTCCCAAAGGACCGAAGGGAAACAGGTCTACACGCGGGGGATATTCAAGGATATAACCGATAAGAAAAATGCCGAAGCTGCCTTGATCGAGAGTGAGGCACGCTATCGCAATGTCGTCGAGGATCAGACCGAATTTATCTCCCGGTGCCGGCCCGATGGGGTCCATGTATTTGTCAACGATGCCTACTGCCGGTATTTCTCACTGGCCCGCGAGGAGGTTATCGGTCACCGTATAGTCCCAAAGATTTTCCCGGAGGATAAAAAACGGGTCGGCGACCATTTTGCCTCCCTGTCCCCCGACCATCCGGTTGCTTCGATAACCCACCGGATCATCCTTCCGGACGGGAGAATCCGGTGGCAGGAATGGTCAAACCGGGCTATCTTCGACAGTACCGGCAATGTTGTGGAGTACCAGTCGGTTGGCAGGGATGTCACCGATTTAAAGACTGCCGAGGAGGAACTGCTCCGGAAAAACGATGAGATCCATGCCGCATACGAACAGCTGGCAGCTGCCGAAGAGGAACTCCGCGGGCAGTACGACGAACTTGTCACGGGCGAGAAACGGATCCGCAACAGTGAGGAAAAGTACCGGACCCTCTTCAACAACACGATCGATGAAGTGTATATTCATGAACTGCAGCCGGATGGATCGCCTGGCATCTTCCTGGAAGTCAATGAGATCATGTGCAGCAAACTGGGATATACCCGTAATGAACTTCTACGGATGACCGTTCAGGATATCGTTTCGGATGCACACCGGAAAAAGATGGAGAATATCCGTCATCAGACTGTTGAGAACGGGATATCCACGTTCTATGCTGAACATATGAGAAAAGGTGGTTCAGTATTCCCTGTTGAGGTCAACATTCACCGGATAAGTCTTGAGGGAAAAACCGTTGTTCTTGCAGCAGCCCGGGACATAACCGAGCGAAAACGCGTTGAAGAAGCCCTTCGTGAACGGGATATGATGTTCCGGGTCATCTTCGACAACAGCCCGTATCCCATTGCTCTCAACCGGGTCCCGGACGGGAAATTCCTGGCAGTAAATGCCGCGTTCCTCCAGAGCAGCGGGTACTCAGAGTCCGAAGTGCTGGGAAAGAGCCCTGTCGATATCCGGCTCCTCTCTCTCCTGGATTATGGAAAACTCTCTTCTCATCTTCTCACAAAAGGCAAAATCGAGAACCTGCCCATGATCCTGCACGGCAAAACCGGCATACCGGTCCATGTGCTCTTCTCCACAATCCCGGTCACCATCAATAACCAGGCAGCCATTCTTACCGTAACTGCCGAGACAACCAAACTGAAACGGATTGAGGAGGAACTCCTCATAAAAAACAAGGAGATCCATACAGCGTATGAAAATATTGCTGCTGCTGAAGAAGAACTAAGATCCAATTACGAAGAGCTGGCAAAGAGAGACAGGGAACTTTTAGCAAGCGAGGAGCAGTTCCGGGCCCTGTTCCATGATAATCCCACCATGCTCTTCACGCTCGATCCTGATGGAAGTATTTCTTCCGTAAACCAATTCGGGGCAGAGTCCCTGGGCTATACGCCGGCCGAGCTTGCGGGCCGGCCGGTGATGGATGTCTTTTATCCCGAGGACCATTCGGCCGTCAATGAACAACTCCGGATCTGCCTGAAGTCTCCCGGTAAAATTTTTTCCTGGAGGTTCCGCAAGATCAAAAAGGATGGAACCGTCATCTGGGTCGATGAACGTGCCCGGGCAATTGCAGGACCCGATGGCATAAACCATGTTTTTGTTGTCTGCCAGGACATAACAGAACAGAAGCGGGCATATGATGAACTGAGGCTTCTCAAGATCTCCGTTGAGGAAGCATTTGACGAAGTGCTCTGGCTTGATTTCGATGGAAAAATCCTGTACGCCAATGAAGCCGCATGCCATATTTCCGGATACACTCACGAAGAGTTCGAAAAGATGAGCATTTTCGATCTTGACCCGGATTTTTCCCCGGACCGGTACAGGAAATCCATGGAGAATCTGCGAAAGAAAAAATCCCACATCTTCACAACCCGGCACCGGTGCAAGGATGGTACTCTCATTGAAGTCGAAGTCATGTCGGTCTATGTCAACCGGGACAATGGTGAATACAGTTTCTCCTTTGTACGGGATATCACCGAGCGAAAACAGACCGAGAAGATACTCCAGGTGACAAACAGAAAACTCAGTCTCCTCAACAGCATCACCCGTCATGATATTCTGAATAATATAACACTCCTTTCCGGCTATATCACCCTCATGCGGGATCTCATAAAAGATCCAAAAGCAATGAAGTATCTTGAGAAGATGGATTCGGCAAAAGTTCTCATCACCAAACAGATCGAATTTACCCGGATCTACCAGGACCTGGGAACTACCGAGCCTATCTGGCACGATATCGGGAATGTTGTGGAAAAATTACCGGTGCCGGAATACGTAACGCTGCACAACTCCTGTACCGGTGTCAGGGTATATGCCGATCCAATTCTTGAGAAAGTATTTTTTAGTCTTCTCGATAATACCCTGCGGCACGGCAAGCATGCCAAAACCGTCCGCGTCTCGGCAGAAGAAACCCCGGCCGGCCTGATAATCCGGTGGGAAGACGACGGGGCAGGCATCCCGTCCGATGAAAAAGAGATCATCTTCCAGCAGGGGTACGGGAAAAATACCGGCCTTGGCCTCTTCCTCTCCCGCGAGATCCTCTCGATTACCGGCATGACCATAATCGAGTCCGGCATACCCGGGAAGGGAGCCCGGTTTGAAATTACCGTACCCAAAGGAATATACCGGTATGTCCGGCAGTAAATTTTTAATAACTATCTCAAATCGGTGGAACCGGGGGAAAATCACTTCTTCTCTCTGAAAAATCTCCAGATTCACTGCCGGACCCGAAAAAATTCCCCGTCCGCAAGATTGATTGCCTGATTGGATAATACCAGATGACAGGATCCGCCATGAAACGAAAGATAATCAGCATCGATGAAACGAAGTGCACGGGCTGCGGCCAGTGCATCCCGGACTGTCCCGAGGGGGCGCTCCAGATCATTGATGGGAAAGCCCGGCTTGTGAGCGACCTGTTCTGCGACGGCCTTGGTGCCTGCATCGGCACCTGCCCGGAAGGTGCGATTTCCATAATCGAGCGCGAAGCCGTACCGTATGATGAAAAGACCGTGATGAGTGGTATTGTAAAACAGGGTGCACCGGTAATAAAAGCCCATCTCGAACATCTCGCCGGTCATGATCAGGTCGCGTTTTACCAGCAGGCAATCGAATATCTTATGGAAAACAGTACTCCCATACCGGAGCATACGCCCCCGTCCCGCAAAGCGGGAAGAGAAAACCCCTGTGCATCACATACCCAGGCCGGGAGAATGGGCGAAGGAGTATGCCAGCCGGTACCGGATACGAAACACCCATTTGCAGCCTGCCCGGGATCGGCAGCCCGGAGTATTCCAAGGGAACCGGGAAGGGGTCCGCGGCAGCCGTCCGGTTCAGGTCCATCGGAGCTCCGGCAATGGCCTATCCAGCTGGCACTCCTGAACCCGGCTGCCTCGTACTTCAACAATGCAGATCTTCTTATCTCAGCGGACTGCGTGCCGTTTGCATATGCCGGCTTTCATGCCGATTTCCTCAAAGGAAAGATCCTCGTTTTGTTTTGTCCGAAACTCGATCGCGATATCGAAGGGTACATCGACAAACTCTCCCTCATATTTTCCCGTCACACGATCAGGTCGATCACCCTCCTGCATATGGAAGTTCCCTGCTGTGGCGGAGTAAGGTACGTTGTCGACAAAGCACTGGAGAAAGCGGGAATCACTCTCCCGATTGAGGAGAAGACCATCACGATTGACGGGACGGTAAAATGAGTTCCCGGATTGGGAGTGCCGTCATTATTCCGCGTTTTTTTGGTTTTTTCTTATTATTGTGATCCGGGATACGCGGGAACAACAAAAACCCGGATTATTTACCCGTATCCCGGTACGGGACAAGACCCGGTTTGTCGATCTATTCCCGGTTGCAGGTAAACCGGATCATCAATGATTAAACTTCACGGTTTCATCATCGGCATAATTTGTGAAATATATCCCGCGCCTCATGACGGTAATATATAGCCTTCCGGGATTTTTGTAGATGCAGGACTGCCTGAAGGAACAGGTCGTCGGACTCAAAGGACAGATCATATGAGAAAGATAGGAAATGTTATAACGGTCATAGCAGTCGTGGCATGTGCAGCTGTACTGCTTGCACCCCTGGCACAGGCCCAGGAATCCGGTACCGGAACACTATCGGGCCAGGGTGGCATGAAACAGATGCACGCTCCGCCATCACAGAATGGCGGGAACATGCAGGGTTTCGGTGGATCGGGCAGTGGCAACAATGCCATGGGCGGATCCGGCCAGGGCTCCCAGTCCGGTGGATCCAATACCGGGCAGGGAACCGGTGGCATGAATAACCAGGCTCCCCCATCCGGGGGATTTGGGAATATGACATCCCATAATGGCCGAGGTGGAGATATGCAGGGATCCGGAAACATGACACCCCCCGAAATGCCAGCCGGGGACCTTGGAAACTCCACGGCATCGGGCAGAGGGCATGGCGGCATGCAGGGATTCGGCAATATGACCCGGCCTGATGATGGTTTTGGTAATTCGACGGCTTTTGGCATGCAGGGTTTTGGAAACATGACACCCCCGGAGATGCCGGCCGGAGGATTTGGCAATTCCACTGCCCCGGGAACAGGTCCGGGCAGTATGCAGGGATTCGGGAATGGTACAGCCCAGCAGGGTGTACCGGCTCAGGGGCCGGGTAACGGGAATGGCGCATCGCAATCCGGTAATTCCAACCAGCCGGCAACAAACCAGCAGACAAAGGAGGATGTGATAGCAGATCTCATCAACCGGTTGCAGGGATTGTTATCCGGTAAAGTCTGATCCGGCAGCTTCAGAACCGGAACCAGCCTTTTTTTAAATACCAGGACTGTTTCACGAGCATCCCACAGGAAACTGACCATGACAATGACCGCTCAATTATGGCCATGCATCCGGTCTTCTGCGGTATCTTTATCATCTCACTTTCCGAATGCCAGAGTATGCCACAGGTTCGACCGGTAGCGCAGATACTTCGTGCCCGCGAAACAATCGAAGGGGCCGGCGTCCGGCTTCACCGGGCATTTGGATATTCCCAGATTCCGCTCTTTGATCCGTTCCTTATGCTTGACGATTTCCGGGCAGATCGACCGGAAGATTACCTGAAAGGATTTCCCTGGCACCCGCACCGCGGGATCGAGACAGTGACGTACATGCTGGAGGGCCGGGTGGAGCATGGCGACAGCATGGGTCACCAGGGAAATGTCAGTGCCGGGGGGATCCAGTGGATGACCGCCGGCTCCGGAATCCTCCACCAGGAGATGCCAAAACCCGTCAACGGCCGCATGGGCGGGTTCCAGCTCTGGGTCAACCTGCCCCGGAGCAACAAGATGATGGCCCCGAGATACCAGGAGATTGAAGCTGAAGAGATCCCAACGGTGAATCTGCCGGGAGGCGCCAGGGTCCGGGTTATCTGCGGAACTGCCGGTGGAATTACGGGGCCCGTACGGGATATTATCGCAGACCCGGAATTCCTGGATATCACCCTTGAGCCGGAGGGCGAGTTCCGCTATCCGGTCAGGCCGGGGTATACAGCAGCAGCGTATGTGATCGAAGGCCATGGCATCATTGATCCTGCAACAAATGAGCTGGGAAACCGGACCATGGTCTTGTTTGGCGGGGAAGGATCATCGATAGGTATCAGGACCAAAAAGACGGGGATGAGATTCCTGTACTTCTCCGGCAAGCCTCAAGGAGAGCCCATTGCCTGGGGCGGGCCTGTTGTGATGAACACCCGGGCTGAACTGGAACAGGCATTCAGGGAACTGAATGACGGGACCTTCATCCGGAAAACATATTGAACCGCTGGCAGGATCGCATTTTTTATACGCCAAGAAAAATTTGCATATTTTCCGGCAACAGCATACTGAAATGGGAACCGCGTAAAAGAGTCAGTATCCGGGCATCGTTATCGCTGCCAGGAATAAAACCTTGGCAGCATATCAACTTATTTATAAGCCCTGTTCCAAAGGTTGCCTATAGGCACCAAGCCAATCCCGGTGCCGGGAGTTGCAGTGCTATGCAGGAAATTATTAAAAAAATGATTGCTGAGGCAATGGCAGCCCAGCGTGCTGATGTGAACCAGATAAAAAAGAAA
This region includes:
- a CDS encoding 4Fe-4S binding protein yields the protein MKRKIISIDETKCTGCGQCIPDCPEGALQIIDGKARLVSDLFCDGLGACIGTCPEGAISIIEREAVPYDEKTVMSGIVKQGAPVIKAHLEHLAGHDQVAFYQQAIEYLMENSTPIPEHTPPSRKAGRENPCASHTQAGRMGEGVCQPVPDTKHPFAACPGSAARSIPREPGRGPRQPSGSGPSELRQWPIQLALLNPAASYFNNADLLISADCVPFAYAGFHADFLKGKILVLFCPKLDRDIEGYIDKLSLIFSRHTIRSITLLHMEVPCCGGVRYVVDKALEKAGITLPIEEKTITIDGTVK
- a CDS encoding pirin family protein, giving the protein MPQVRPVAQILRARETIEGAGVRLHRAFGYSQIPLFDPFLMLDDFRADRPEDYLKGFPWHPHRGIETVTYMLEGRVEHGDSMGHQGNVSAGGIQWMTAGSGILHQEMPKPVNGRMGGFQLWVNLPRSNKMMAPRYQEIEAEEIPTVNLPGGARVRVICGTAGGITGPVRDIIADPEFLDITLEPEGEFRYPVRPGYTAAAYVIEGHGIIDPATNELGNRTMVLFGGEGSSIGIRTKKTGMRFLYFSGKPQGEPIAWGGPVVMNTRAELEQAFRELNDGTFIRKTY
- a CDS encoding PAS domain S-box protein, with the translated sequence MLILYVDDEPALLEMGKLFLEMDGEFEVDTVASAPAALELLKTKNYDAILSDYEMPEMNGIELLQQIRSAGNRIPFIMFTGRGREEVVIRALNNGADNYIQKGGDPRIMFAELSHTIQRAVLMRRTLLTLAEQEQRYHDLQNANDLIQSVAPDGRFLFVNKKWTETLGYGEQDLRTLKVFDIIHDESRNHCMEIFPRVIAGESVGLIEATFKTRDGRKIYVEGMVTSQRTEGKQVYTRGIFKDITDKKNAEAALIESEARYRNVVEDQTEFISRCRPDGVHVFVNDAYCRYFSLAREEVIGHRIVPKIFPEDKKRVGDHFASLSPDHPVASITHRIILPDGRIRWQEWSNRAIFDSTGNVVEYQSVGRDVTDLKTAEEELLRKNDEIHAAYEQLAAAEEELRGQYDELVTGEKRIRNSEEKYRTLFNNTIDEVYIHELQPDGSPGIFLEVNEIMCSKLGYTRNELLRMTVQDIVSDAHRKKMENIRHQTVENGISTFYAEHMRKGGSVFPVEVNIHRISLEGKTVVLAAARDITERKRVEEALRERDMMFRVIFDNSPYPIALNRVPDGKFLAVNAAFLQSSGYSESEVLGKSPVDIRLLSLLDYGKLSSHLLTKGKIENLPMILHGKTGIPVHVLFSTIPVTINNQAAILTVTAETTKLKRIEEELLIKNKEIHTAYENIAAAEEELRSNYEELAKRDRELLASEEQFRALFHDNPTMLFTLDPDGSISSVNQFGAESLGYTPAELAGRPVMDVFYPEDHSAVNEQLRICLKSPGKIFSWRFRKIKKDGTVIWVDERARAIAGPDGINHVFVVCQDITEQKRAYDELRLLKISVEEAFDEVLWLDFDGKILYANEAACHISGYTHEEFEKMSIFDLDPDFSPDRYRKSMENLRKKKSHIFTTRHRCKDGTLIEVEVMSVYVNRDNGEYSFSFVRDITERKQTEKILQVTNRKLSLLNSITRHDILNNITLLSGYITLMRDLIKDPKAMKYLEKMDSAKVLITKQIEFTRIYQDLGTTEPIWHDIGNVVEKLPVPEYVTLHNSCTGVRVYADPILEKVFFSLLDNTLRHGKHAKTVRVSAEETPAGLIIRWEDDGAGIPSDEKEIIFQQGYGKNTGLGLFLSREILSITGMTIIESGIPGKGARFEITVPKGIYRYVRQ